The Elgaria multicarinata webbii isolate HBS135686 ecotype San Diego chromosome 1, rElgMul1.1.pri, whole genome shotgun sequence genome includes the window GATCCCTCTATAGGAAGGATGGAGAACCTCTGGCCTGCAAAAAGTCCCCATCCATGCTGTGGAGCCTCCTTAGATTCTTCCCTTGtgctgccccctggaggaatacCTTGCTGTTAATCTGTTTAGAAATAACAGGAGGATTCCCCTGTGCACTGCTGCTCCTAGGGGAATCTCCCTGATCTTTGAGGCATAccggagataacagcaggggcgTACAAAGCAGGAAACTCTGCTGGTGCTAGGAAGAGCTGCTCCTCCCACTGTCAGCTAGTTCTTCTAATGGGGACTGCGGGAAACGTGCAGAGGAGGCAGTGGCAGAATCCATTTGTGTGCTGCATGCTATCTCTGTTGGGATGTCAAGTGGTGCATAGCACTgagctctgtgcctctctcagcacCCAGGAAGGCAaaatggtggtgtgtgtggtgaaaTCAGTGGCTGTTGCTACACCCACTAATGCATCTAGCCCATGAGGGGCATTTGGGCTCCCTTTCTTCAAATAGTTTCCTGACTCTGCTGTATAGTTTGTAGAGTTGGAGGAGAGAAAAAATCATTTCATTACAAGCTCTCTAAAATTCTGAGCTGTCATTGCTTTTGCATTATTCCCTACCACCATGGGCATTAAGAACCTTATCTTTCCATGAAAATATAACCTGAGTTTGTCAGGCATTTGCAATTCCAGTCCCCCataggttatgcccatgtgattcaggtgagatagagacatcctctcatgtgcttgtACACTGCtcattctactcagaggcccggtcaggcttattccatcctctactacaggactttccaggtaacactgaaCAATTTTATACCAAGTCCCTCCTTcccgatagaaacccctcagttacttataaggttgctaaattctgccacttggctatgaggacacgtcataacctattaacctcggaGGCCTGtaaaatctctgggagatgggaactaaggatctgtactattttgtatggttgctgttgttggattaatgttgtgctggtctcagaccgtaataaagtgatttgtTGATTTGATTTGTTGTCAGGCATTTGCTAGAAAAGATTAGATTCTGCTCTAAAAGATGTGTGACTGGGGCCATGGTAATTTCTAGGCTTTTTGTATAGAGCTTCAAGCTGGAATACAAAGCTGTTCTGGGTTAATGTTCTACTCTAGCATGCTAAATATGAATGAAGATAAATATGAGATGAGGGTGGGGGTATCTTGTTTACAGCactgtcttattttttttttacacagtcTCAAATGTCTATATTATTAACactctttttttaatatatagtgCTCTATCTTCTTGGTGTCACCACAATGGATGCAAATCCACAGTGCTCTGTGAGATGACTGAGCTGCTGAATGAATTAGAAAAATATGAAGAGTATATGCTCAAGAATCTAAACTATACCCAACCACAGGCCTCTGTTGGAGATTTGCTGGAAACTGTTGAGGACTTGGGCCTTGGTAATGTGCTCTTAACTGAGGAACAATGCAATGGAACTACCAGTGGAAGAACCTGTGAAAATGGCTTTGAGTTTAGTGGACAATGTAGAAATGACAGCAGGACTGATTCCTTCCAAGGTGAATGTTGTCGAAGGACAAAAGAAGGCACAGATTCCAAAAGGCCTACCTTTGCTTGGCTGAAAGAAAGAACTGTCAGTATAGTAGAGCAATTAGGTTTGTCGCCAGACATAGTTGAACATATCCAGCGGTTGCAAACTTAATTCATTGTGTGAAATGGGATTTATTTGTGGAGAGTATCTCAGAAACCTGTTGCTGAAATGCAGGCGTCTTGCATTCAAATATTCCTTAATAAATTGCATGTTATGTATGTAGTAGGAAGAATTCTGTGGTAGTACATGGACACAAATCAACTAAAATGATTAGGGGGTTGAAGCAACTCCCTTATAAGGAATGTTTACAATATTTGGGCTTCTTTAGCTTTTAAAAGGTGTAAGGGGAGACGTGGAAATgtataaaagtatgcatggtgtgcagtAGGAGGGTTGTTTTCCTCTTATACCAGAAGCTGTGGTCATCCAATAAACCTTGATGatcggagattcaggacagataaaaagaaaaaaaatcttcacacagttcatagctaaactatggaatttgctatcacaagactTAAATTGTGTTCTGTTTTGGAATTGGTATTTCCTGAATAAGCATGCACCCTGCTTGTTCTTGTCAGAATTAACATGCAGGTTTGCCAATAAATTGAGGTTATAGGAGATTAGCCCAAAAATGTTGCTTATACAGGCCACATGATGCTTGCATAGCAGAATTTTGTCACGACACAGATTTCTGCTTGGTTGCTTCTGCTAATGGGTAAGCAATGGATATTAAGCAAGACCCTTAGGCTGAGGCTGCATTTCCCATTTATTTGGAACTAAGTCTCACTGAACATAGTGAGATTTGTTTCTAAGTCAGCATGCACAGTATCAAGCTGgaatagggtggccagatgcaaaggaaGTCAAGGCTGTATAAAGTATTTATGTAGTGGAAAACCTGTGTGTTAATTCCTACATAAACAAGTAGTAAATGCCtcttccagctgagagccccctccctcctgctaccaactgtctctgcagaggccaccagtgagggaggaagcagcagccaggcacctctccaccgtgcctgggtccagctccagctgagagccccctccctcctgctaccaactgtaactgctgaactttccaactaagattgtagtgcctgagtttgctttccttttccccctcctcctccctcccaatcccctttccttttgtgtcatgtcttttagattgtaagcctgtgggcagggactgtcaagaaatacttttgtaagccgccataagagccttttttggctgaatggcggcataaaaatccttaaataaataaataataataataaaaaatttacaCTCTTTgctaataatttaataaaaaggacttaaacaaaaaaacaaagtcaATTGCCTGATAAATCAGGGATACTTTTTAATCAATTAAACACTGCAGCATATAAGTTTCTTTTGAGATTAAAGCACTAtgcattgtattgttttatgtttATAGAGCCAAGAACTTGTGTATCTCACCAAAATCGTCCATAGTCTATTTGAACAATCTAGTAGCTTTGCTATGTATTCAGTTTTAAATTATGAACTTAGTCAACAGCACAGACAATTTCCAACTCATAGAAAAACTGCACCTTGCCCAGTAACTATCCACCCTTGCTTCTGGAAATTTCTGGATGCTTCTACCCTACTGTGGCTAAATGAAATAGAAAACAGAGCTCCTGTCACTATAAAAAAGAGCTTATAAATTTTGAGATCTTACGAAACGCACAGTTTAATGGTAAGGTAATCTATGGCAGCATGTTTAGTGCTTGCAGTGAGACTTGTCAAATCTCCACATTCAAATTACTTTTCATGTAACTTTCTAATCATTTTTGTTAACCTGAATACTTGATTTTGCTTAGTTGTTCCAACttattttgagaaatcaactaactATTACTCAGGAAATATCCAATTGAAAGCTACATCTCGTTATACTGAAGACATTCATCCCCTTCCATGTCTTTATTAATTGAAGTCTTAGGATTAGCTATGGAATATTCCATGTTTTCCCTGAAATGTGTTTCCAAATCAACTGAATTTTTTCTTCTGTATTGCTCAAAGTTTCACAACTCCAGAACTTTGCAAGCTAACCGTACTATTCCTGGTTGGTTTCAGCTTGTACATCTCTGGAGCTTTCTTCAACAGTTCCATCAATGGTTTGCAAGACTTCTTCAGCTTTTTGTTTGGTAGCTTTCTTGAAAATTGCTCTCATGAGAACTGGGACAGACATGCATCTAAAGGGGAGGAGACTAGGAGTCATAAATATTGAAATAATTTGTAATTCACTAATATAGTCTGACTGTCCCACACAGAGGACCGACTTGCACATAGAGTAATTTGCATTTATCGCCATCTCCAAGCAAAGCAAATGCTTGAGATTGCACTAGAAAAACCCCTAAGATCCTTTGCCAGCTAAAACCAAAACCTTACCATTTGTATTGTGTAAGTTAAcatatttgcttattttgcagTTCCCAGTCAAGAAGAGGAGCAATGAGCAAATAGGGGCATTAAAGTTCTGCACCAGCCACTATAACTTCTGGAAATTTAACCCATTCTCTCATCTCTAGCTTGATGGTGAGGGGGAGCATTTCCTTTACACTTTTGTGGAAGtgcaaaggagagagaggggaaataaGAGCATGCTCATCCCAGAGTGAATAATTGTTCTAGAAGAGGGATCCTCCACTTTTGGTTCCTCTAGGCACATATTGAAATTTGACATGTACCTACAGTTGTGGGCACCACCGTAAAGTGGTTGCCACCGGGACCTAGGTAGTCACAGAAGACCAGCAACGTGCTCAAGAAAATGAGAATAAGGTTGAGGTTGAGTCTTCACAAAGCACAAAAACTACTTATTTCACTGAATGAAAACTGGTAGTGATCAGAAAATTCCCAAAACAGACAAACCCACCACCCCAactgcagggccagtgctaccattaggccaactaggcagccgcctagggcgcagacctcagagaggCGCACTAttgccctttaagggtcatagttttatacaaattagctgttttaagaaaaaacataataaaaggaaaatataatagttcagaaactcttcttgaacagctgaattgaagttggggtttttttgggggggggcaggtggtgcaagtagttcaccttgcctagggcacaaaatagtctggcactggccctgcccaaCTGCACACCCAAAAAAATCCCATGTGATTTTTTTGAAACAACTCATGAAAATCGCATAGATTATACAGGCACTTATAGGTAAATTACTTGCacattttcagaaggataggtgcaggcaTGGGGAGTTATGAatgaatgcttcccccccccaacccccggcCCCAGCTCAATTGATATGTTTCTTCTAGATTCCCACCCTGCaaaaagcactgtgattggaaatAAAAAGGAGAGTTCTGGTAAAGTTATTCCTTAGTTGGGAAACTAAAGGTGTCAGTAAGAAGAATTCACCCTCCCCACTGTTTTTACAGGGTGTTTGGAGGAGAAATGTAACGATTTTTAACAGATAGTTTGAGACTATTCACTTCCTCTGAATCTCCCAAAGCTTCAGGAGTAGTCCAATTCATTTTGAGTCACCTCAGGGAAACTACTTCACCTTAGACAGTTTGCTCCAAAGCAGCCCACTTTAGTTCTGGAGTCTGGCTTTGTCCAAAGTGGTTGCACACCCTTTGCGTAGCTATGACCCTTAGTTATTCGAATAAGATGATAAATGCAGCAGGCCTCTTCTATCCGCATCTTCCATGTGAAAGTGAGTCAGGGCAGTCAGGACTTTTGGGGCCTTAAGTATTGCCATAGTAACAAAACCAGCACTGCTACAGCTTTCTTGACTTTTCGATGAAGCAATTGTATAATTTCAATTTCCATCATAGTTTTATTCAAtattactaaaaaaaataatgaatataTTAGACTGGCTAGATGCACTTGTGAGAAGTACAATGGCCCTGTTTTAAAAGTAACTGAGGTGTCCTTTGAAGTAATGCATTGCCATATTTAAGACAATACTGAGTTTTCCCCCATTATTTGTTTCCAGTCAAAACTGAAGAAAAAGTTCTTATTAAAAAAGGAAACCTATGTTTTATCCTGGCTCTGGGAACTGtggaaagttttttaaaacacaagtcAGTCCCTACTCACAGGTTTACCATCTAATATACacaatgcaaaaagagaaaagggatgggACAGGAAGTGGAAAATGTCTAGCATTAAGAAGTGTCACCTACCGCTTCATAACCCTTGTGAGATAATCATTGCTGCAGTTTAAGGGCCCCTCTTCAGAAACCGGAAACAGAGTGCACAGAATTTCCATTGAGCTCAAAACATTGATCATCActgaacagaagaaaaaaaattgcTGTTGGCCTATCAGTAACAACAGTTTAAGTGTAATTAAAAATGACGGTGCAATAGTAGGACAAGAGAATGGGTGAATACAGATAACCAAGTGCAAAAGTGGGAATGTTTAAAAGTTTCTTATTGTGTCAAAGTGGAACAGCCCTGTATTCACCAAGGGCTGCCTAAGTAATTGCAAACCCTAAAGCTTTTCAGAGCTCATTTATAAATGTGTAGCGGTAGCACATCGACCTGATCCAACTCTCTCTATGCCCCATGAAACTGGGTGGAGGAGGAAACAGATGAAGGCAGAAATCGGTGCAATAAGATTTAAGGTGTTGGCCCTAGTGGAGATGGGGGTAGAATATGCTATATGCCCTTCACTTTAGGCACTGAAATGTCTTGAGTAAGAAGCATTCATCTAACATCTGAAAGGGACTACaagagccagttacctagggctgtgcacaaaagCTTTATTGACCCTtgtttcaatgggcctgttcagacaacatgctcagTCAGTGTTAGtttgctagcccttttgcagcaaatggttaatgagcatgtttaaaccttggttatgcatctaccatgcttaggaatggctcacatgacacactaagccataatgttgagctcaaaatacttaactaccgtggcttagcAGAGCCAATGCATGCTGTGAAAATTCAGCCTGTCCTTAAGACACGAGTTCTCTCCGAACCCAATCCAGATGAGAAAGGTTGCACATGCAATGCAAAAACTAATGACTTCATCACCACAGCATATCCAttgctgaaatttcatttgtctgcatgcaccCATGGTCTTAACTATTCTGCCAACACAACCTTTTGTATCTGAGACATACCACAGATGAGGCCTTCTTTGAAAGGATGCTGGAATGTTACTGAAAAGCAAGTAGCTTGTTGCTGTGAGACTTCAAAGTAAAGCAGGTCTGATGGATCTGGAAGAAAGTAGCCATTTAGTTATTAAAATTAGCTTTACAGGTAAAAAGCTACTCTAAAACATTGATTAACTGAGCTGTAGGTAAATGGATACTGCCcggcagcatttttaaaattgattttccaAGTATTTTGTATTCCTAACACTTTAAAATTATTAAAGTAACTTTAAAGTAGCAGCTTCTTGTAATGCATAATAAACAGTTTAATTGTTCAAGCCACAGGTGAAATATTTCCTGAAATGTTCTGAGAGTgttcctcccctcaccccaaagAAGGACGTTCAAGGCACCATTTGGGACACAACTGGTTCCATGTGCATGCCTGACGAGATTCTATGGATATATGGGATTATACCCAGtttctccctgcagcccccttTAGTATGTTGGATGGTCCACCAGAAGGTGCCATAAGTGACTTTTTGGGGTTGTGAGGAATGATGTGGATACGGAAGCTTGAAGAATCCCTCCCCAGTCATGGAAGTAGCCTCACAGTTCTTTGTATCCAAGCCATCTTATGTGTTTCAGATGGGAAAGGGCTGCAAGCTGACTGGTTTCAAGATATTAAGCCTATAATGCAAACTTAAAAGGTACATTGGCTGCAATGtatgtttttccccctctcttgctGTTTTGTATAGCACTATTCATACATGAACACAAGCAGCAGGAAAGAAGCTCAAAAAGCAGTGTTTTGAGAAGCTCAGCCATGGTGGCTTTTGTACACATGTAGATTGTGTTTGTCTTGGCATCACCATAGCACCTTATCTAATATATATTTTGTTCTGGGCTCACATCAGCAAGAAGTTCAAGCTGGGCTACCCACCTTTGTTGTCATTCAAGTTCATTGGCCTTCATGTCCTTGACTGTAACTTAATCAAAGGAGTTGCCCTTCTATAGTATGCAAACCTCAGGAATGCCTAGATGTATGGAAATGCCTTCCTGACTGCTAAGCTGCTACCCTACTTAGGCAACCCAGAACTGTACCTTCAAATTGACCACTCCAAAACTTTGGTGGGAAACATGGTCCAACCCTGAAGTGTCCCTCAAGATAGATCAGCAGGCCAAAGTACCACCTGGGCACCCCGTTTATTCAGAGCACCTCTATTTGTCCCTGAGAGACAGGCTTCTGCAATGGTCAGTTAGCAGGCCAGCcctg containing:
- the YAE1 gene encoding protein YAE1 homolog translates to MSWVRAAVNQHGEDVFDEEGDEMDVAQKEWKSTMEKRVNEGYREGVEAGKQLTLQQGFNQGYKEAVRTVFFCGQLKGTISALSSWCHHNGCKSTVLCEMTELLNELEKYEEYMLKNLNYTQPQASVGDLLETVEDLGLGNVLLTEEQCNGTTSGRTCENGFEFSGQCRNDSRTDSFQGECCRRTKEGTDSKRPTFAWLKERTVSIVEQLGLSPDIVEHIQRLQT